atgttgtatgaagtgaaaaggacttcattttgagaaaagtcaagactggaaatttttgcgtttcatcagttcaagggtattaactctcatggtttattatttttaactgtgaattccgactgattctatggatatctttatggcagtttggggcataatccagtaagtgatgaggcgttcacaaatctttctctgaataaatatttaacggtcttctccaactttccatcacatgttattgtgtattgtcgattgaatataggattgaacgggcaggtcaacaacttgaaacaaaatggcgtcgttcgcgaagaatatgagcacgcgctttgaatacgcataaatatgtgtacgcaattgatttttgcccataatcttcagggctcagccaatagatctataaagtccactcgtattgattttagtattttccaaaaaagaccacttgggcgaatgaacatagtgaaggccctgtacactgagagtaaaacacacaagctttttatgtattgagtataatttcaaagtgtaatgtttaagatgagaaagatcagtttaaaacaaattaagccccctagcattaattacagagtaatttcccttttttactatctgcaccaaggcgtttgcaaaataaatataacttccatgcttagcaaaagaagttcctgtttgaacaaaaaatgataaaaatgactgctcttgttgtgtcagaatgtcatatcaaagtgccaagtttagagaataaaaaatattaatataacagtaaatgcagtttgcatataatttggcttctttttaaaaaatttttgtgcgcatcccagaggtgcaatattgttttaaacaagatgactggaaagaactgaatttttcctatttttatgtctaattttggtgtcaactgacaaagtatttgcagagaaaatggcaatgttaaagtttaccacggacacacagactcacacacacacacacacacacacagacaaccgaacaccgggttaaaacatagactcactttgtttacacaagtgagtcaaaaagtgaaaAATTTACAATGAGCATCCCAGCAATTGATTTTACAAATTGCTGGGAATTGtgagtgtgtttatatgtgtgtagaTACATGttgttggatttgtgtgtgtgtgtgtgtgtgtgtacagtctctgattgtgcatgtgtatgtgcatgtaaactcctagtgtgcatgtgtgtgtgtgtacactcctGTTGAGTGTTGATATGTGGGCATGTCAGGTtggtgtgtatgcatgctggTCACTGCATGGGTGAGAGGAGAAGACAGATGCTGGAAGCCAGCGTAAAACACTTCTCCTTATTTTTTTAACCCAGTAAGTGAATAGGTTCATGAGAAACAGGGAAGGATATCCCACAGTCACTACTGATGACATGATGACTCTGAATTGTGTGCTTGGCGACACAAAAAATAGACTTTATAGCTGCTCGAAGCCATCCTGGAGCTAAAGCAGCTTGGGTCAGTTGACCCGTCTGTACGACTATTGACATGTCAATTCCAGGTTCTTTGGGTTAATGCTGCTATATTAGTTCTTGCTTTTGTAGGTATTAAAAAAGTTAGTAAATTTCTTTCTGCTGTAAAAGCAGCAAAGGCAATATAAAGACCAGTCTATTGCTTATTGGAATAATTTGCAGTCGGTattataaaaatttttaaaaaaaagatagccCCTTTGAACCGGCAGCCAAAATGTTTTGGTGCGGTGTAAACTAATAGACTGATGCAGATCAGGGGGATTGGGGTTTGTTTGGAAAATGTTGTTGCTATGTTTTATTTCTTGCTTGTGTGTAATTAGATTTATATATGTTACTTTCTGATTGtttggtccaacctttgtcatgttttACGTGCACTAGACTCTGCTGTGGGTTGAGATATTGTGTAGGGTGAGTGATGAGCCTGTGGATACACAGTTAATTTCAAAATGGGTGGAGAAAGATGCAGCATCAGTGTGCCTGCTTCCCAAAACTTCACATCTTTGTTGCATTGGTTTTTGGCAAAGGCATTGTAACATTGTGCAGCTGTAAAATAAGCCCTGCATGTGCAGAATGTAGCACCTTAGACCACTGGTTAAAGCATCTTTGCATCGATCTAGATAATGAATAGGTGAAAAACATGAAATGCATTAATGCCATCAGCCGCTAaatttgtcattcgtgtgtgttaGTTGcatacctgttttttgttgtttgtgtgtgtgtgtgttgtgaggtttGATGAAGGCTGTCAGTTGATATGTAATTACCTATTTTATCAaggatatagatttttttttttattaatgtgcTGGTTGATGCTTTGTCAGTATTTGACTGATGTATGCCAGTTGACAATTTATGGTGAACATGCATttgggacagaaaaagaaagtgtgtgatTCTTTTTGCAGGTGAGCAGAAGACAGTGGCAAAGCTTGCTGACCAGGGAGACAGTGGCTCAGAACATGTGCCGTTACTTGGTAAAAAAGTCAGTGTCCTCTTTGTCTTCACTGTGTTTACAAGAAGGTCTGAATGAGGCCAAAAGTGAACAGTTAACAGTCACTGTGTTTACAAGAAGGTCTGAATGAGGCCAAAAGTGAACAGTTAACAGTCTGCAAGGAGAACAAGTGAAGACAAATCATATTATTCAAATTAAGGAGCCTTTAAGGAAGTGACTTAGTTATATTAtactaatgatgattataataatgatgatgatgataatacagaaACGAGAAACCAGGCCAAAGGTCACAGATGTTTACTTGCTGTGGGCTAAAGTCACAGTATGTTAGGCTGAAAGCTTTAGGATTGCTGGTTCAAACCCTTGCATGTATACACGtatgtattgttggttttgtgcTTTGTATATTTGTGGGATGTTGGGAGTTTGGGGTATGTTATGACCTAGAGTGTGTAAGTGGTTGTTTCACATATGCCTCAGGAGCTGAGCGTTGTAGAGAAACACCAGCTGCAGGCCCCAGCACAAATGATGGCTCAGCTGAGAAGGAACAGCCTTAATCAGCAGGGCAGTGCAGCTGGCCAGGTGCCCCAACTACATTCCAGCATCAGCACCCCTCAGGGAATGGTGACAACCAGTGCCTGTCTTCAGGGACTGCCTGACAGTGGAAAGGAGTCCCTGAATCCACAGTGTGATAGAACCGCTCAGCAGGGTGAACAGCACAGCGTCATTGATGGCAGCACTGTCAGGAGGAGACAGCTCATTCACAGTGTGCTAGAGGAGAGAGGCAGcaaggaaggagagggtgggtCTGCCATCACCACATCACCCCCTGTTACCAAGACACAGTGCAGCACCAGCAGTGGGGAGGGTCAGGAAACCAGACGTCCTCCACTGTCCGTGAACTCTCTTGAGTCGGAAAGTCTGAAAAACCATTTACCGTTTTCTGTGAAAAACAAAGTGGCCAACTCAAACACAGCACCTCCCTTCCCAATTGTAAGGAGAAACAGCTTACAGGACATTCAGTCTGCTTTAGTTTCGGACTCTGGATCTGTGAGCACAGGATCAAAAACAAACATTCCGCTAGAAGCAGTCAAACCCACTGCAGTTCCCATGTTCCTATCACGACATCAAAGTTTTCCAAAGAGCTTGTATCGACCTTTACCCAGTAATGGTCAGTCGTCATCTGCTAGAGCAGAGAACAAACCTGATGGGGAGGATTTCAGTCGCGCTGCTGCTGTATCATCTTCCAGACATGCTGATGCCTGCATGCAATTTAGCAGAGATGATTTATCCCTCGAGTCGTCTTCCACTATTACAGGCCATCCCGCTTCAGGCAAGTGCAGTCAGAGAACAGTCAGAGACTTGAAGACTATGATGGAGAGCCTGGCAAGCCAGAGAGAAGGGTTACATGGTGACGGAGTAAACCCCGCTGATCACGACAGCCCAGTGCGCAAACGACAGATCATCACCAGTCCTGACTGTCAGCAACCGAGCATGACACAAGGGTAGGTGACAGTATGTTGAGAGGGTATGGGTTGGaaattgagtgtgtgtatgtgaaagagagagagaaagaaagagtttttgtgtctgtttgcattTTGAAAGTTTATGTGTTTTTGTGAATATTTAGTATAGTTTAATAGATATATACAGTATCTTGAATCCGTGTATATGcagtgtcacacacgcacacatgcatacacgcacgcttaCACGCAGTATtgtgaggtggtttttttgtatGCTAATTTGTTACTATAAAATGCTACATGTAGAAGTATGAAACTTTTACTTTTACTCTAGAATCTTCAGAAATCAACAAAAGTTTGATATTCATAATGTATTTGTTATAATAagtttttacaaaaaaaagaagaagaaaaaaacattgtgAGGATAATGTGCTTAAAATATGTTTTTCAAACTGATTGTAGTGTTATTGTTGTCTGCTTAAAAATTAACAAATCATTACCTATGTGGGGCAAACTTTATACTCTGGCATTGAAACATCAAATGAACTTTGACATCCGAGAAATATGAGAGATGATGCACATATTATGTTTAGAACTATGTCTCCCTCTTGCACACACAGTAACTTGTGATTTTTAACTCTGTTCATCTCTTTGtttcctcacacactcacatgcatatattatgtaATGTATGTACACTGACACCAGCACTCATAtactcttttactctctctctcttttgtccctcaccctctctctcaccctacttCCTCCTTCTGTGACTGTCTTTTtcatacagatacacatatcATCAAAGATTGGGTGCAATTTCTCACCTAGTGTTTTTGCCTCTTTCTTATGCCTATCTGGTTCTTCCTGACAAATCAGTActgatctctgtctccctctctcatctacCCCAACCACCCCTTTAAACCAcctattcctctttctctctgtctctgtctctttctctctcattctcacagaAGCACCTTTGGTGTATGTTTTCAGAAGAAAGAGCCAAGAGGTGAAACCACTGAGCTACTGCAAGTTGCTggttaaaaaaagagaggagTCGTTTTCCGTGATAATTGTGGGTCAGGATATAAATAATCTGCTGGTAAGAGTGAATGTCAGTCTAAATAagatgcaaacagagagagagagagataattaacAGATGAGTGCCATAACTGTTGTTCATAATGGCACATGATATGAAGTCAGTGTTGTTTAACACCTATGTCAATAAGAGTACTGTAATTTTCAGACTGTCCAGCAAGATTTTTGTTTCTCAGCCAGACTTATGCACCTTAAACTCTAATGAACCTCCTCCATGGATGAGATTAGTAACAGAACAAATTGGCATTTTACTGCATTTACTGGTACTAGGATTCTGATGTTACAAACTTTGGGGTCTCAGGGACTCTCATACCATGGTTACAGGGGGTCAAAGGCTATCTTCAGAGGGTTACACTGATGCTGCACACTTTTATCAAATCAACGttgctacacacatacaaagtgcAGATATATCTAATCATAGCTAGGTTTCTGTGCCAAGAAGCGGACATCATTCTCAGAGATATGTTGCTTGCATTCTCACAGAAACCACCatcaacagagagaaaggaagttcagggaggggagggaaggaaagggatcATTTCCAGTGATGGGGGcaacaaccgagtggttaaagcgttggactttcaatctgagggtcccgggttcgaatcacggtgacggcgcctggtgggtaaagggtgaagatttttacaatctcccaggtcaacatatgtgcagacctgcttagtgcctgaaccccctt
The sequence above is drawn from the Babylonia areolata isolate BAREFJ2019XMU chromosome 26, ASM4173473v1, whole genome shotgun sequence genome and encodes:
- the LOC143300295 gene encoding uncharacterized protein LOC143300295; its protein translation is MDCMKLPSQRGPVRASLLNHPRIPRHLLRQQPGEGEQKTVAKLADQGDSGSEHVPLLGKKELSVVEKHQLQAPAQMMAQLRRNSLNQQGSAAGQVPQLHSSISTPQGMVTTSACLQGLPDSGKESLNPQCDRTAQQGEQHSVIDGSTVRRRQLIHSVLEERGSKEGEGGSAITTSPPVTKTQCSTSSGEGQETRRPPLSVNSLESESLKNHLPFSVKNKVANSNTAPPFPIVRRNSLQDIQSALVSDSGSVSTGSKTNIPLEAVKPTATC